A segment of the Bufo bufo chromosome 5, aBufBuf1.1, whole genome shotgun sequence genome:
CAAAATAGACCAAACAAACAGCAGTGACGCCAGAGTAGGGGGGCGACTGATGGGTTTTCTATCTTCCTGGAAACAGGTAACTTCAAATCCTTGGGTTCTAAATGTAATCTCTCAGGGCTACAAGATAGAATTCGCATCAGTCCCCCCAGGAAGATTCTGCATCTCACACCAGCGCAGATCAGAACTTCCAAAAATTTGGCAGGGCGTCCAAGACCTCTTGGACCTAGGGGTGATTCAAAGGGTCCCTATCCCAGAGGAAAGGAGAGGGTTTTATTCCagcctttttttaataaaaaagccAGACCAATCCTTTCGCACCATTATAAACTTAAAACCCCTAAACAAGTCCATTCTATACAGGAGGTTCAGGATGGAAACAATCCCATCCATAATTCCCCTGATCCTGGCGTTCATGACATCGATCGATTTAAAGGACGCCTACTACCACGTCCCCATTCATCATCTCTCTGAGGTATCTAAGATTTGCTATAAAGGGTCAAGACGGATCAATCCATCACTTTCAATATGTGGCCCTTCCCTTCGGTATCTCCTCGGCCCCCAGGGTCTTCACAAAAGTAGTAGTAGAGATGGTGGCCTATCTTCGTCAAGAGGGAATTACAATCATCCCATATCTCGACGACTTCCTGATTCTGGGCAAAACAGAGTCCGAGAACCTCCGAGCAACGCAAAGATTCTCGGAATTCCTAAACAATCTAGGCTGGATCATAAATCTAAAGAAATCCACCCTAATCCCATCCAGGAGAATAAGGTTCCTGGGTGTGGAGCTGGACTCATCCCTGTTAAGAACCTTCCTCCCTCAGGACAAGGCCACGACTCTAGTGGAAAAGATCCGAGCATTTCAGAGGTCTCGCAGTTGCTCCATCCGGAAGGCCATGAGTCTCCTGGGAAGCCTAACAGCCTGCATCCCTTCGGTTGCCTGGTGCCAAGGCCACACAAGGGTGATCCAGAGTTGGATCctaggcatctgggacgggaagcaggtaagtctgGACAAGACTTTCCGGATCCCGCAGGCCGTAAAAACAGACCTAGACTGGtggaaagaaagaggaagactGCTTGGAGGCCTACAGTGGCAGAACCATCCGGCAGTTCAGGTTATCACGGACGCAAGCCTCGGAGGCTGGGGTGCAAAGATTGGAGATCATCTTCTACAGGGCTCCTGGCCAGCCGAGATACGAGTCAAATCCTCAAACTACAGAGagctgtatgcagtcctggaggcGTTAGTAAGGGGAGAGTTTTTTAAAAGGGCAACACCTAAGAGTAATGTCCGACAACACCACAACGGTGGCCTATCTGCGACATCAAGGAGGGACAAGGTCACGGCCTTTGGGTGCGTTAGCAAGAagaatcttctcctgggcagaagagaacGTCTTATCTCTCTCCGCCATCCACCTAAAGGGCTGGGAAAATACGATAGCAGATTTCCTGAGCAGGAGGACGATAGATCCAGGAGAATGGTCTCTGAACAGGGACATCTTCCGGAAGATCTCGGAAAGATGGGGCCGTCCGGAGGTAGACTTGTTCGCCTCCAGAAAGAATGCGCAGGTGGAATGCTTCTGCTCCCTAAACCGGGAAGACAGACCCTGGGCAATCGATGCCCTATCGATACACTGGAATTGGAACCTGGCCTACGCCTTCCCCCCAATACCTCTTCTTCCCAGGGTCATCCAGAAACTCCTAGGGGAACCAACTACTCTGATCTTAATAGCCCCTTTGTGGCCAAAGAGGAGTTGGTTCTCCACTCTAAAACAGCTATCGCTGGAGGATCCATGGGAAATCCCTTTCCAGAAAGATGTTCTAGTCCAGGGCCCTCTACTTCATCCAGACCCCGGGATATTCAAACTGTCAGTctggatcctgagagcgagaCATTAAGAAACAGGGGTCTTTCAGAAAAAGTGATATCTACCCTAAGGGCCAGTAGGAAAAATGTGACGTCTGCCATCTACCTAAAGATCTGGAAGAGATACTGTTCCTGGTTAGGAGTGGAGCGcccagacacctcctcccctcccaTCAATAGGATCTTGGATTTTCTACAGTGCGGCTTGGAATTGGGCCTAAGACCTAGTACCCTGAAAGTCCAGGTTTCTGCTCTCAGCTCCTTTTATGACTGCAGCCTAGCTAGCCACAGATGGATCAGGAGGTTCTTTAGAGCGGTTTCAAGATTGAGACCCTCTCTGAAATCAAGGGCTCCTACTTGGGACCTTAACATAGTCCTAGAAGGCCTAACAAAACCTCCCTTCGTACCGTTATCAGAAATCTCTTTAAAACACCTTTCCCTAAAAACTGCCTTTTTAATTGCTATCACCTCAGCAAGACGTATTGGAGAGATCCAGGCCCTTTCTTGTAGGGAACCCTACCTCCAGATCACCCAAGATCACATCCGTTTAACTCTCGATCCAGGTTTTCTCCCAAAAGTAGTCTCTCCCTTCCATCGGGAACAGGAGATCTTTCTACCTTCCATCCCCAGATCTGAATCTTCAGGGTCTAGTGTTAATTTACATCTCTTAGATGTCAGGGATACAGTGATCCAGTTCCTGGATTATACCAGGGATTTTAGGGTTGATGGCAATCTCCTTGTTCAGTTTTCGGGGAAAAATAAGGGAAAGAAACTAGCTAGGTCTTCCATAGCCAGATGGATCAGATCCACCATTGAATATTGTTACAGGTTCCAGAATATACCCAGTCCTGATAATGTTAAGGCCCACTCTACTagggccactgcctcctcttgggcTGAGAAAGGAGGAGTCTCGCTTGACCAGATTTGCAAGGCTGCAACCTGGtcaagcaccaatacctttgtaaAACATTACCGTCTTAATCTTCCGGATTCGAATGAAACTCTTTTCGGCCGGAGGGTTTTACAGGCGTTATCCCCACCCTTTTAGTTATCTGTTATGTCTCaaggtgggccgtcatggtggatgaaatggaaaaaccgcaattagacttaccggtaattccgtttccttgaatccaccatgacggcccatactattccccttcccaaaaaaaaaaaaaaaggggagataTATGCTTACGAATATATCTTTTCATACTTACGTACTTTAGGATAGATAGGAGTTTAAGGGTATGGATTAATATCCTTTTACTTTTGTTCCACCTTTTCGGGtaattgtaaagcactgaggtggtggagggttggggggttcttaaactctgtgttcctgcccctacagaggtcaagggtcaatctcaaggtgggccgtcatggtggattcaaggaaacggaattaccggtaagtctaattgcggtttttttcAGAGGTCCCTTGCTCTTATGGGTCATGTGAAGACCTTTCTTCAGGGGGTGGCACATTCGGTTCCCCCGTATGTTCCCCCTTTGtctccttgggatctcaatttggtcctgcgcgctctgcagtcggcccccttcgagcctctctcacctggaaagtggtcttccttgtggccataaCTTCTAATACAGCTACATATAGTAGtgattaaagttctgggctattatgcagaagctgtgagttcaaataccATCACAAGCTTTTAAATCAGACTGGTGTCGGAGCTGGCCGCTCTTTCCTGTCAGGAGCCTTTTCTGATTTTCCACCAGGATAAGGCTGTGCTCCGTCCGGTcccctcctttttgcccaaggtggtctctcccttccaccttaatgaggatcttgtcctgccttCCTTTTGCCCATCTCTGGCTAACCCCAAGGAACGGACTctgcattccctggatgtcgTACGGGCCCTGAAGGTGTCTCTCGCGGCTACTGCTTCTGTCCGCCGTTCATGGCGCGCTGGAtccgctcggctatttccgcggCTTATCGCGCTTGTGGTAGAGTTCCCCCGGCTAGGAtttccgctcactccactaggtgggggcttcctgggcaagactcaatcgtgcctctgcgtctcagctatgtaaggcggccacctgatcgtccttacatacctttacaaagtttTAACCGTTGCATCACTGGCTTCGGCTGATGCGgtctttggccgcagggtttttgcaggctgtggttcctgttggaCGTTTCTCCTGGCGGTGCTGatattttttcccaccccatggactgctttaggacgtcccatggtctgtgtcccccaatggaaaaaagtacgagaaaaggagatttttattttttttgtgaaactcacctgtaaaatctttttctcgtcttttccattgggggacacagctcccacccattctgcctgtTGCCGGAGGGGTCTTCAATTCTGTTTATGGTTGGACCTTATGGCTTGGTCCGATGGTTTCCATAATTTTTTCTTGCTCCTACTGCTTGTGCAacgcctgagttcctcctggtggagtcggggggtatagcccgaggaggaggagctcttttgtatttgcatagtgtccctcctactaatacctctaagctatacccatggtgtgTGTCcctcaatggaaaagacgagaaaaagattttacaggtgagtttcacaaaaaatctcctttttggcctcattcacacggccgttgtcaTCATGGATCTGgatccattcacttaaatggttcTGCAATctggagctgcggtgcggaacggaggcacgggacCCCgccgaagcactacggagtgcttccatggtgtttctctccgtgccatggtgcggatggatcactgacccattcaaattGAATAGGTCTCAATCTGTACGGCCgtcgcacggatgttgcctgtgcattggggaccgcaaattgcattcccaatgcacagaacggccgcacaagggctgtgtgcatgaggcatttttgtggcagtttttatattataatttttttagcaaaaagcAGATGAGTGTTTGAAAGGAATACAAATTCTAAAGGAAGGACTTGTCATTCTTGCTGGATCCACTTTTTgctttggcaactaaaaattgcATCAAAAATATTCTGTGTACTGTAAACACTTGAAGACACTACTTGTACTGGTTGTACTAACTGTACTTATTTATTGAGCTGCAAATTACAATAgaaattatctgatttaaaaaaaaattgcattgaaaATGCCACAAGGCTGTCTGTGGCACAACCCttacacgtgtgtgtgtgtataatatatatatatattttacacacatTTTTTAGTTTTAGATTTGACTATTTTCAATTTAAGTatctaaaatatatttaaaaatttgTTAGATTTGAAGTGGTTTAATATCACTAGCCCAGAGGAAGCATGTAAAATACTGCAAATTGGCAACAAGAATCGAAGCTTGGCATCAACCAAAATGAATCAGCAGTCAAGTAGAAGGTAAGATATTAGTAAAACTTGTTTGGATTGTTTGACTGTACTCTTAAAAAGGGCTAGCCAAAATGGGAATAACAAACAGTAAGCGACCGACAGAACGGGAACGGCCAAGCAACCGGTGCTTCTGTGTTCAGAactcccattaaaggggttctccaggaattaagaaaataaaattactgaaaatacttaaatattactttattataaatatatttccaaatgccTTTAATTATGATGGCTCGTTTTTCTCTGGGGAGCAAtcaggggaaatgtcctaaacaCACAGCAGGACATATTACTTCAATCTGCTCTACTTATCACAGTTTAGTATGATCATTCCTACAGAGATATAGTTGGCGTTCATGAGGGGACATGGAATACAGAAAATAAATGGGGTTGTGGCTGATAAGCAGCAGTActggtatgcagtctccattaccacagtctcagtcctctctgtacttcatgtctcctcatgaactccatttccacagagattcagctgaagttcttatctgtattcaggatcataatccaggcagctctttttagctcaatgttgtgaagtaacttgtgctgattagtgCTACTATAGTCTAGTTATTTCCATATTATTCCCACTAGGATCTGTTATAACTGGTATAATCTGGCTAATATATAGCATCAGAGACTGTAGTATTTCTATATAAGCAGAAGAACTGTTGATATTGCCCCCAGCTGTTTTCCAGTATCTATTTTCCAgctgacttctcccttttgctttCTGGCAATATTcaatttctcgtgcatggcattgggagaCACAGCACCatcggtatatgcccagctgccactaggaggctgacactagaaacaaaaaaagtgttggctcctcccaggtgggctatacccctctgccAGAGCCAAGAGAGATCAGTCtagttctagtgtccgtaggaggcagacataaCCTGCTATTTCTTTTTCGCAGGTCATcctgctaatttttattttttatttctttccttttttctctCTTGCAGGTTTCGTCCTGctgcaggggtggctccatcgtgttccactttagttgccctcctgcgggcgcgtactcggGTACCTGccagccacccagtccccacttaaaactgcttccgcagtggaattccggtGGACCCATGGTTCCCatgttgagtccgccgagggggtggttaTTGCTGCACCTGAAGACGTCGGAAGGTAAGTTGGATCCTGGATACATTGCAGGGACCCCGTCCTGGGGAGGATGGTGGCCTCATTCGAGGCCATTCCCAATTCCACTCCCGGGACCTTCAGCTGTTCATCCTATCCAGGTGGGACAAGTCCCCGGCAGGGCTCGATCTCCAGATCCGTCTCCCTCCCGAGCTTCGCCAGGATCTCTCCTGGTGGCTGGATCCTCGGACGGTGTCCCTGGGCCGgtccttccttcccccccccccccccagttggcGAGTGATCACCACGGATGCCAGCCTCTTGGGTTGGGGGGCGGTCTTAGAGTCCCTCACTGTACAGGGTCTTTGGTCTACCCAGGAGTCCTCCCTGCAGATCAATGTTCTCTAACTCCGAGCGATTTTCCTAGCTCTGTCTCACTGGACCCCACGTCTCCGCGGTCTCCCGATCCGGGTTCAGACGGACAACTCCACCACCGTGGCCTATctgaaccaccaggggggcaca
Coding sequences within it:
- the LOC121001629 gene encoding uncharacterized protein LOC121001629, which translates into the protein MGPSGGRLVRLQKECAGGMLLLPKPGRQTLGNRCPIDTLELEPGLRLPPNTSSSQGHPETPRGTNYSDLNSPFVAKEELVLHSKTAIAGGSMGNPFPERCSSPGPSTSSRPRDIQTVSLDPESETLRNRGLSEKVISTLRASRKNVTSAIYLKIWKRYCSWLGVERPDTSSPPINRILDFLQCGLELGLRPSTLKVQVSALSSFYDCSLASHRWIRRFFRAVSRLRPSLKSRAPTWDLNIVLEGLTKPPFVPLSEISLKHLSLKTALERSRPFLVGNPTSRSPKITSV